One segment of Rhodohalobacter mucosus DNA contains the following:
- the eno gene encoding phosphopyruvate hydratase: MSLIEEIHARQILDSRGNPTVEVDVALTNGIVGRAAVPSGASTGEHEAVELRDNEKDYFMGKSVKQAVENVNGTLADELTGYPVYLQTEIDQMMIQLDGTQNKSKLGANAILGVSMAVAKAAAQTTGLPLWRYLGGINAKVLPLPMMNIINGGSHADNNVDPQEFMVMPAGAKSYSRAVQMGAEIFHNLKKVLSDKGYNTAVGDEGGFAPNLKSNEEAVEVILTAIEKAGYTPGDDVLIALDPAASEFYNAESGLYEFKWSDGSKRDADAMVEYWVEWAEKYPIVSIEDGMYEDDWDGWKMLTDALGSKVQLVGDDLFVTNTNRLADGINKGVGNSILIKVNQIGTLTETFDAIEMAHKNDYTAVVSHRSGETEDTTIADIAVATNAGQIKTGSMSRTDRIAKYNQLFRIEEELGESAIFLGKDAFGF; the protein is encoded by the coding sequence ATGAGTTTAATTGAAGAGATTCATGCGAGACAAATTCTGGACTCGCGCGGCAATCCAACTGTAGAAGTGGATGTAGCCCTGACAAATGGGATTGTGGGCAGGGCGGCTGTTCCATCCGGTGCATCTACCGGAGAGCACGAAGCTGTTGAGCTGCGTGACAATGAAAAAGACTATTTTATGGGCAAAAGTGTTAAACAGGCTGTTGAGAACGTAAACGGTACTTTGGCTGATGAGCTTACCGGTTATCCTGTTTACCTGCAGACCGAGATCGACCAGATGATGATTCAGCTGGACGGTACCCAGAACAAATCGAAGCTTGGCGCAAATGCAATACTGGGCGTATCGATGGCTGTAGCAAAGGCAGCCGCCCAAACCACCGGACTGCCGCTCTGGAGATATCTTGGCGGGATCAACGCAAAAGTGCTGCCGCTTCCGATGATGAACATCATTAACGGTGGATCGCACGCTGATAACAATGTGGATCCCCAGGAATTTATGGTGATGCCTGCAGGTGCTAAATCATACAGCCGGGCTGTACAGATGGGAGCGGAAATTTTCCATAATCTGAAAAAAGTATTGTCAGACAAAGGATATAACACCGCTGTGGGTGATGAAGGCGGGTTTGCACCCAACCTGAAGTCGAATGAGGAGGCTGTTGAGGTGATTTTAACCGCAATCGAAAAGGCAGGATATACCCCGGGCGATGACGTTCTTATCGCACTTGATCCTGCAGCATCAGAGTTCTACAATGCAGAATCGGGTCTTTATGAGTTCAAATGGAGCGATGGTTCAAAACGCGATGCCGATGCGATGGTGGAGTACTGGGTGGAGTGGGCTGAAAAATATCCCATTGTTTCTATCGAAGACGGCATGTATGAAGATGACTGGGACGGCTGGAAAATGCTGACCGATGCCCTTGGAAGCAAAGTTCAGCTTGTGGGTGACGACCTCTTTGTGACCAATACAAACCGACTGGCTGATGGAATCAACAAAGGTGTAGGAAATTCAATACTGATCAAGGTGAACCAGATCGGGACCCTCACTGAGACGTTTGATGCCATCGAAATGGCTCATAAGAATGATTATACAGCTGTGGTATCGCATCGCTCGGGCGAAACGGAGGATACCACAATTGCCGATATAGCAGTTGCCACCAATGCCGGCCAAATTAAAACAGGTTCCATGAGCCGGACCGACAGAATTGCGAAATACAACCAGCTTTTCAGAATCGAAGAAGAGCTGGGTGAAAGCGCAATATTTCTAGGCAAGGACGCATTCGGTTTCTGA
- a CDS encoding HAD family hydrolase: MKPILLFDIDGTLLHVKRKFLRNALADIMKEQDISPDNLKNISFAGRTDRDIFNELVSSSGSKPNSEEHDMHFNRLKQAYLKVMLNELDRSAVLQIDSVTETIHYLKENGYQMGLCTGNFREIAYKKVEAAGLGGRFDFGGFGCDHADRIHLPGEAHASYTAFSGISPEPERYLVIGDTPNDIRCAKHFGARVVAVTTGSYSEDELTKFQPDTIISSMKNPDDWVVAY; encoded by the coding sequence TTGAAACCAATCCTTTTGTTTGACATCGACGGCACCCTGCTTCATGTGAAAAGAAAATTTTTGCGAAATGCACTCGCAGACATCATGAAAGAGCAGGATATATCCCCTGACAACCTGAAAAACATCTCTTTTGCAGGACGAACAGATCGCGACATTTTCAACGAACTTGTAAGCTCGTCAGGCAGTAAACCCAATTCCGAAGAACATGACATGCATTTTAACCGGTTAAAGCAGGCGTACTTGAAGGTGATGCTTAATGAGCTGGATCGTTCTGCCGTGCTCCAAATCGATAGTGTAACCGAAACCATTCATTACCTTAAAGAGAACGGGTATCAGATGGGATTATGTACCGGTAATTTCAGGGAGATTGCCTATAAGAAAGTGGAAGCGGCCGGATTGGGCGGGCGTTTTGACTTCGGCGGTTTTGGGTGCGATCATGCCGACAGAATTCACCTTCCCGGAGAAGCGCATGCCAGCTACACGGCTTTTAGCGGCATATCCCCTGAACCGGAACGCTACCTTGTTATCGGGGATACTCCGAATGATATCCGGTGTGCAAAACATTTCGGAGCCAGGGTGGTGGCTGTAACTACCGGCAGTTACAGCGAAGATGAGCTCACAA